A genomic stretch from Paraburkholderia dioscoreae includes:
- a CDS encoding LysR substrate-binding domain-containing protein yields the protein MNALPSPDLGDLRVFCEVARKSSFSAAAEALSVSAAYVSKRINVLETTLGTRLLHRSTRRVAITEAGERVYTWAEKILDDVDQLVEDVSTTRRIPGGKLRISSSFGFGRRFVAPALARFSERYPQLSVRLDLFDRLVDVAGEGFDLDVRIGDEIAPHLIARRLASNHRVLCASPGYLARHGAPRQLADLSSHACLAIKERDHPFGLWRLTVRGETASIKVTGPLSTNHGEVAVEWALAGRGIVLRSMWDVRPLLETGQLQQVLPEVTQPANLWAVYPARLAQSAKVRVCVDFLSEEFAQWSPPADGAAAVDMAGVTER from the coding sequence ATGAACGCTCTCCCGTCACCGGATCTCGGCGATTTACGCGTGTTTTGCGAAGTGGCGCGCAAATCGAGTTTCAGCGCGGCTGCGGAGGCCCTGTCGGTATCCGCGGCGTATGTCAGCAAACGCATCAATGTGCTCGAGACTACGCTGGGTACGCGTTTATTGCACCGCTCCACGCGGCGGGTCGCGATCACCGAGGCGGGCGAGCGCGTCTACACGTGGGCCGAAAAGATCCTCGACGACGTCGATCAACTGGTGGAAGACGTGTCCACCACGCGCCGCATTCCCGGCGGCAAGCTGCGCATTTCCAGCAGCTTCGGCTTCGGCCGCCGTTTCGTCGCACCCGCGCTGGCGCGCTTTTCCGAGCGCTATCCGCAATTGAGCGTGCGGCTCGATCTGTTCGACCGTCTCGTCGATGTAGCGGGCGAAGGTTTCGACCTGGATGTGCGCATCGGCGACGAGATCGCGCCGCATCTGATCGCGCGGCGGCTCGCGTCGAATCATCGCGTGCTGTGCGCGTCGCCCGGCTATCTTGCGCGGCATGGCGCGCCACGCCAGCTTGCCGATCTGTCCTCGCATGCGTGTCTCGCGATCAAGGAGCGCGACCATCCGTTCGGTCTGTGGCGTTTGACGGTGCGCGGCGAGACGGCCTCGATCAAGGTCACGGGACCGTTGTCGACCAATCACGGCGAAGTGGCGGTGGAGTGGGCGCTGGCCGGACGCGGCATCGTGCTGCGTTCCATGTGGGACGTGCGGCCGCTGCTCGAAACCGGGCAGTTGCAGCAGGTGCTGCCCGAGGTCACGCAACCGGCGAATCTGTGGGCGGTGTATCCGGCACGGCTCGCGCAATCGGCCAAGGTGCGGGTGTGCGTCGATTTTCTGAGCGAGGAGTTCGCGCAGTGGAGCCCGCCGGCCGATGGTGCGGCAGCCGTGGACATGGCCGGAGTTACCGAACGTTGA
- a CDS encoding tartrate dehydrogenase translates to MSKKYRIAVIPGDGIGVEVMPEAIRVLEAVKARFGIELEYQHIEWASCEYYAKHGKMMPDDWKAQLLSADAILFGAVGWPDTVPDHISLWGSLLKFRREFDQYINLRPARLFAGVPSPLAGRKAGDIDFWIVRENTEGEYSSVGGVMFEGTEREFVLQESVFTRHGSERVLKFAFDLAQRRERKKITVATKSNGIAISMPWWDKVAAGIAAQYPDVTWDKQHIDILCARFVLNPDRFDVVVATNLFGDILSDLGPACTGTIGLAPSGNLNPDRKFPSLFEPVHGSAPDIAGKNIANPIAMIWSAAMMLDFLGNHAGKEREAHDAILAAIEATLIEGPHTGDLGGKANTTEVGQAIAKKLA, encoded by the coding sequence ATGTCGAAGAAATATCGGATCGCGGTCATTCCCGGCGACGGCATCGGTGTCGAAGTCATGCCGGAAGCCATTCGCGTGCTCGAAGCGGTGAAAGCGCGCTTCGGCATCGAGCTGGAGTATCAGCACATCGAATGGGCGAGCTGCGAGTACTACGCGAAGCACGGCAAGATGATGCCGGACGACTGGAAAGCGCAACTGCTGTCCGCCGACGCGATCCTGTTCGGGGCGGTGGGCTGGCCCGACACGGTGCCCGACCATATTTCCCTGTGGGGGTCGCTGCTGAAATTCCGCCGCGAATTCGACCAGTACATCAACCTGCGCCCCGCGCGCCTCTTTGCCGGCGTGCCTTCGCCGCTCGCGGGCCGCAAGGCCGGCGACATCGATTTCTGGATCGTGCGCGAGAACACCGAGGGCGAATACTCGTCGGTGGGCGGCGTGATGTTCGAAGGCACGGAGCGCGAATTCGTGCTGCAGGAATCCGTTTTCACGCGGCATGGCAGCGAGCGCGTGCTGAAGTTCGCCTTCGACCTCGCGCAGCGGCGCGAGCGCAAGAAGATCACGGTGGCCACCAAGAGCAACGGCATCGCGATCAGCATGCCGTGGTGGGACAAAGTCGCGGCCGGCATCGCCGCGCAGTATCCGGACGTGACGTGGGACAAGCAGCACATCGACATTCTCTGTGCGCGCTTCGTGCTGAACCCGGATCGCTTCGACGTGGTGGTGGCCACCAATCTGTTCGGCGACATCCTGTCCGACCTCGGCCCCGCCTGCACCGGCACGATCGGTCTCGCGCCGTCGGGCAATCTGAATCCCGACCGCAAGTTTCCGTCGCTGTTCGAACCGGTGCACGGCTCGGCGCCGGACATCGCGGGCAAGAACATCGCCAATCCGATCGCGATGATCTGGTCGGCCGCGATGATGCTCGACTTCCTCGGCAATCACGCAGGCAAGGAGCGCGAGGCGCACGACGCGATTCTCGCCGCGATCGAAGCAACGCTGATCGAAGGCCCGCATACCGGCGACCTGGGCGGCAAGGCGAACACGACCGAGGTCGGCCAGGCAATCGCGAAGAAACTCGCTTAA
- a CDS encoding NAD-dependent succinate-semialdehyde dehydrogenase has product MTRTFELGELIRSDNFIDGTWAPAQDNVRFAVTNPASGEIIAEVADSSPADARAATDAAARALPAWRARLPKERAAVLHRWHALIMANLDALGALISLEQGKPLVEGKGEVAYGASYVAWFAEEATRIYGDLIPQQQRGKRMTAVKEPVGIVAAITPWNFPLAMIARKIAPALAAGCTVVAKPAEDTPLTASALVLLAHEAGVPPGVLNLITASRDHAVAAVAEWLHDARVRKITFTGSTPVGKYLARESAETLKKLSLELGGNAPFIVFDDADLDAAVAGLMAAKFRNGGQTCVCPNRVYVQAGVYERFGALLAERVGALKVAPATDPAAQIGPMINSRALDKIARHVDDAVAHGARVLTGGKRLAELGPHYYAPTVLADATAAMQLNSEETFGPIVPLFRFEDEAEAVNAANDTPFGLAAYFYSEGVKRIDRVARALEAGIVGINEGAVASEAAPFGGVKESGYGREGSKYGLDDYLSIKYLCQGNLE; this is encoded by the coding sequence ATGACACGCACATTCGAACTGGGCGAACTGATCCGCTCCGACAATTTCATCGACGGCACATGGGCGCCCGCGCAAGACAACGTCCGCTTTGCCGTCACCAATCCCGCGAGCGGCGAGATCATCGCTGAAGTGGCCGACAGCAGCCCCGCCGACGCCCGCGCCGCCACCGACGCCGCCGCGCGCGCCCTGCCCGCGTGGCGCGCGCGCCTGCCGAAGGAACGCGCTGCCGTGCTGCACCGCTGGCACGCGCTGATCATGGCGAATCTGGATGCGCTCGGCGCGCTGATCTCGCTCGAACAGGGCAAGCCGCTCGTGGAAGGCAAAGGCGAAGTCGCCTACGGCGCGTCGTATGTCGCGTGGTTCGCGGAAGAAGCCACGCGCATCTACGGCGATCTGATTCCGCAGCAGCAGCGCGGCAAGCGCATGACGGCCGTGAAGGAACCGGTCGGCATTGTCGCCGCCATCACGCCGTGGAATTTCCCGCTCGCCATGATCGCGCGCAAGATCGCGCCGGCGCTCGCCGCCGGCTGCACGGTGGTGGCCAAACCGGCGGAAGATACGCCGCTCACCGCCTCGGCGCTGGTCCTGCTCGCGCACGAAGCCGGCGTGCCGCCGGGCGTACTGAACCTCATCACGGCCTCGCGCGATCACGCGGTCGCCGCCGTCGCCGAGTGGCTGCATGACGCGCGCGTGCGCAAGATCACCTTCACCGGCTCCACGCCGGTCGGCAAATATCTGGCGCGCGAGTCGGCGGAAACACTCAAGAAACTGTCGCTGGAATTGGGCGGCAACGCCCCCTTCATCGTATTCGACGACGCCGACCTGGACGCCGCCGTCGCCGGACTCATGGCGGCCAAATTCCGCAACGGCGGGCAGACCTGTGTGTGCCCGAACCGCGTGTATGTGCAAGCCGGCGTCTACGAACGGTTCGGCGCGTTGCTGGCCGAGCGGGTCGGCGCGCTGAAGGTCGCGCCCGCCACCGACCCGGCCGCGCAGATCGGCCCGATGATCAACAGCCGTGCGCTCGACAAGATCGCCCGCCATGTGGACGACGCCGTTGCGCACGGCGCGCGCGTGCTGACCGGCGGCAAGCGCCTTGCCGAACTGGGCCCGCACTATTACGCGCCCACGGTCCTCGCCGACGCCACCGCCGCGATGCAGTTGAATAGCGAAGAGACCTTCGGCCCGATCGTGCCGCTGTTCCGTTTCGAAGACGAAGCCGAAGCGGTCAACGCCGCTAACGACACGCCATTTGGCCTCGCCGCGTATTTCTACAGTGAAGGCGTGAAACGGATCGACCGTGTGGCGCGCGCGCTGGAAGCGGGCATTGTCGGCATCAATGAAGGCGCGGTCGCAAGCGAAGCCGCCCCGTTCGGCGGCGTAAAGGAATCGGGCTATGGTCGCGAAGGCTCGAAGTACGGTCTCGACGACTATCTGTCGATCAAATACCTCTGCCAGGGCAACCTCGAATGA
- a CDS encoding TOBE domain-containing protein has translation MADSSLLSSELKLAGRLDARFFALLEAIDNTGSINRAARTAGYSYKGAWLLLENAANLANQPLIETATGGKGGGGTRLTPVAVDLLGVWRKLRTNNQHFLREQDAWLNQLPALAGLLRRIAMKTTARNQFVGTIDAIDKGPVTTQVSVTIAGGQQIVATMTTSAANRLKLAVGKEAIALIKSSAVVLVVDFAGYLLSARNQFAGTISRLERGAVSSLVVLTLPGGVNLTASVTNDAVDALALAVGQQATAVFKAYSVMVAVAAA, from the coding sequence ATGGCCGATTCATCACTCTTGAGCAGCGAACTGAAACTGGCCGGCCGGCTCGACGCGCGCTTCTTCGCATTGCTCGAGGCAATCGACAACACGGGTTCCATCAATCGCGCCGCACGCACTGCGGGCTACAGCTACAAGGGAGCCTGGTTGCTGCTGGAGAACGCGGCCAATCTGGCCAATCAGCCGTTGATCGAAACGGCGACCGGCGGCAAGGGCGGCGGCGGGACCCGGCTTACGCCCGTTGCCGTGGATCTTCTGGGGGTTTGGCGCAAGCTCCGGACCAACAATCAGCATTTCCTGCGCGAGCAGGACGCGTGGCTCAACCAACTGCCGGCACTGGCCGGCCTTCTCAGGAGAATTGCAATGAAAACGACCGCACGCAACCAGTTTGTCGGCACCATTGACGCGATCGACAAGGGGCCGGTCACCACCCAGGTATCCGTGACGATTGCCGGCGGCCAGCAGATCGTCGCGACGATGACCACCTCCGCGGCCAATCGCCTCAAGCTCGCGGTAGGCAAGGAGGCCATTGCGCTGATCAAGTCGTCGGCCGTCGTGCTCGTGGTCGATTTTGCGGGTTACTTGTTGTCGGCGAGGAATCAGTTCGCCGGGACCATTTCGCGGCTCGAGCGTGGCGCGGTGTCGTCGCTGGTGGTCCTGACGCTTCCGGGGGGCGTGAATCTGACGGCCAGCGTGACGAACGACGCAGTCGACGCGCTCGCGCTGGCCGTCGGGCAACAGGCGACAGCGGTATTCAAGGCCTACTCGGTGATGGTGGCTGTCGCGGCGGCGTGA
- a CDS encoding ATP-binding cassette domain-containing protein, with product MIDIDLTATVSDNTRRFTLATRFASEAPVVALYGASGAGKSLTLQAIAGLLRPDRGHVRVGGRVLFDSARGVDLPPDRRGVGYLFQHYALFPHLSVRENVAFGLTNWWRRGLSGDRAVRVDALLHSFDLTELARSRPAGLSGGQQQRVALARALACGPELLLLDEPFAALNPLLRHDLRGQLAEVFRRWQMPVVMITHDVDDVLALADVAFVVEHGEVVREVDLRSGEGRELTRRALVPDLDVAPLTARERRVRALLHVPADG from the coding sequence ATGATCGACATCGATCTGACCGCCACCGTGTCGGATAACACGCGCCGCTTCACGCTGGCGACGCGCTTCGCATCCGAAGCGCCGGTGGTGGCGCTGTATGGCGCCTCGGGTGCCGGCAAGTCGCTCACGCTGCAGGCGATCGCGGGGCTGTTGCGGCCCGACCGGGGGCACGTGCGGGTCGGCGGGCGCGTGCTGTTCGATTCGGCACGCGGTGTCGACCTGCCGCCGGACCGGCGCGGTGTGGGCTATCTGTTCCAGCACTACGCGTTGTTTCCGCATCTGTCGGTGCGCGAGAACGTGGCCTTCGGATTGACCAACTGGTGGCGGCGCGGCCTGTCCGGCGATCGTGCCGTGCGGGTCGACGCGCTGCTGCACAGCTTCGATCTTACCGAACTCGCGCGCAGCCGTCCGGCGGGATTGTCGGGCGGACAGCAGCAGCGCGTGGCGTTGGCCCGCGCGCTTGCCTGCGGGCCGGAACTGTTGCTGCTGGATGAGCCCTTTGCCGCGCTGAACCCGCTGCTGCGCCACGATCTGCGCGGACAACTCGCCGAAGTGTTCAGGCGCTGGCAGATGCCCGTCGTCATGATCACGCACGACGTCGACGACGTGCTCGCGCTCGCCGACGTTGCATTCGTGGTCGAGCACGGCGAGGTGGTCCGCGAGGTCGACCTGCGAAGCGGCGAAGGGCGTGAGCTCACGCGCCGGGCACTGGTGCCGGACCTCGATGTCGCGCCGCTTACGGCGCGCGAACGGCGTGTGCGTGCGCTGCTCCACGTTCCCGCGGACGGTTGA
- the modA gene encoding molybdate ABC transporter substrate-binding protein: MRFVRSLAVALLAALPLLASAQQLTVSAAASLTDAFNEIGAKFAAVHPGVTVRFNFAASGVLLQQIRQGAPVDVFASADQETVALGIDAQLLDAGTKQDFAANSVVLIVPAEGAPLVKTLADLSNPAVKRIALGKAATVPVGRYTQQALESAGQWGALQLKFVQAESVRQVLDYVSRGEAEAGFVYRTDALLAPGKVRIALTVEGHEPVTYPVIVVSASRQQPLARDFIAYLSTPAAQNVLARYGFVKS, encoded by the coding sequence ATGCGCTTTGTCCGTTCCCTTGCCGTCGCGCTGCTCGCGGCGCTGCCGCTGCTCGCTTCGGCCCAGCAACTTACCGTTTCCGCCGCCGCGAGCCTGACCGATGCGTTCAACGAGATCGGCGCGAAGTTCGCGGCGGTCCATCCGGGCGTGACCGTGCGCTTCAATTTCGCTGCGTCGGGGGTATTGCTTCAGCAGATCAGGCAAGGCGCGCCCGTCGATGTGTTCGCCAGCGCGGATCAGGAAACCGTCGCGCTCGGCATCGATGCCCAACTGCTCGACGCGGGCACGAAGCAGGACTTCGCCGCCAACTCGGTGGTGCTGATCGTACCGGCGGAGGGCGCGCCGCTGGTGAAGACGCTGGCCGATCTGTCGAATCCCGCGGTGAAGCGCATTGCGCTCGGCAAAGCGGCCACCGTGCCCGTTGGGCGCTACACGCAGCAGGCTCTGGAAAGTGCCGGGCAGTGGGGCGCGCTGCAGCTGAAATTCGTGCAGGCGGAGAGCGTGCGCCAGGTGCTCGACTACGTGTCGCGCGGCGAAGCGGAGGCCGGCTTCGTCTATCGCACGGACGCCCTGCTGGCGCCCGGCAAGGTGCGCATCGCGCTGACCGTGGAAGGCCACGAGCCGGTGACCTATCCGGTGATCGTGGTTAGCGCGAGCCGCCAGCAGCCGCTCGCGAGAGACTTCATCGCCTATCTGTCGACACCGGCAGCGCAGAACGTGCTGGCGCGCTACGGCTTCGTCAAATCCTGA
- the modB gene encoding molybdate ABC transporter permease subunit, translating to MSDSLQNMDWSPLLLSLKVAGVATVLALAAGIALGWIFARRRFPGSAVLEAVCMLPLVLPPTVIGYGLLVAAGRRSVVGAWLYEHFDYTIVFNWHGAVAAAAVVALPLVLKSASASFAGVDPTLEAAARTLRQSPLSVFVRITLPLAWPGILAGTLLAFARALGEFGATLMVAGDIPRQTQTLSMAIYDAMQSGQDHTALLLVLVTSGLSIAVMLVSNRFFSLR from the coding sequence ATGTCGGATTCCCTACAAAACATGGACTGGTCGCCGTTGCTGCTGTCGCTGAAAGTGGCAGGGGTCGCCACCGTGCTCGCGCTTGCCGCGGGCATTGCGCTCGGCTGGATCTTTGCGCGCCGGCGCTTTCCCGGCAGCGCGGTGCTGGAGGCCGTGTGCATGTTGCCGCTGGTGCTGCCGCCGACCGTGATCGGCTATGGCCTGCTGGTCGCGGCGGGCCGGCGCAGCGTGGTCGGCGCATGGCTTTACGAACACTTCGACTACACCATTGTGTTCAACTGGCACGGCGCGGTTGCGGCGGCAGCCGTGGTGGCACTGCCGCTGGTGCTGAAGTCGGCCAGCGCTTCGTTCGCCGGCGTCGACCCTACGCTCGAAGCGGCCGCGCGCACGCTTCGGCAGTCGCCGCTGTCCGTATTCGTCCGCATCACGTTGCCGCTCGCGTGGCCCGGCATTCTGGCCGGCACGCTGCTCGCGTTTGCCCGCGCCCTGGGCGAGTTCGGCGCGACCCTGATGGTGGCCGGCGATATTCCCCGGCAAACCCAGACCCTTTCGATGGCGATCTACGACGCGATGCAAAGCGGCCAGGACCACACCGCGCTGCTGCTCGTGCTGGTGACGTCCGGGTTGTCCATCGCGGTGATGCTGGTGTCGAACCGCTTCTTCTCCCTTCGCTGA
- a CDS encoding LLM class flavin-dependent oxidoreductase translates to MSDSAQRYGLFLNVENPDGDARDALMQTVSHAVAAEAFGYHDVWVAEHHYSSYAIGSALTVLLAHIAARTSTIRLGTGASLLPLNDPLRVAEDVATLDLLSGGRIEFGVARGGPFPVQYRAAGIPSADDARARMHEALALIQRLWSDPTTSFDGRFYHCNDIALQPRPLQQPVPVWLASLSDDSLRLAAAHGYGLMATPSADLARVADQVATQRAQRGDFPFAIARFFHCEPDHRNALEHGVACVRSYPRLMQVRFATGSLPPMFAADASDEVILANAVIGDPAHCAAQVRLLNERLGPHRLLLKPATHDPVKARSALALFAQELGLSGK, encoded by the coding sequence ATGTCGGATTCCGCACAACGCTACGGTCTTTTCCTCAACGTCGAGAATCCCGACGGCGATGCGCGCGACGCGCTGATGCAAACCGTGAGCCATGCCGTCGCCGCCGAAGCCTTCGGCTACCACGACGTGTGGGTCGCGGAACACCACTACAGTTCGTACGCGATCGGCAGTGCGCTGACGGTGCTGCTCGCCCACATCGCGGCTCGCACCTCCACGATCCGTCTCGGCACCGGCGCCTCGCTGCTCCCGCTGAACGACCCGCTGCGCGTCGCGGAAGACGTCGCCACGCTCGATCTGCTGAGCGGAGGGCGCATTGAATTCGGCGTGGCGCGCGGCGGCCCGTTTCCGGTGCAGTACCGGGCTGCGGGAATCCCGTCGGCGGATGACGCCCGCGCGCGGATGCACGAGGCGCTCGCGTTGATCCAGCGTTTATGGAGTGATCCCACCACCAGCTTCGACGGGCGTTTCTACCATTGCAACGACATTGCGCTGCAGCCGCGCCCGCTGCAGCAGCCGGTGCCGGTCTGGCTGGCGAGCCTCAGCGACGATTCGCTGCGCCTCGCCGCCGCGCACGGCTATGGACTGATGGCGACGCCGTCGGCCGACCTCGCGCGCGTCGCCGACCAGGTGGCGACGCAGCGTGCGCAGCGCGGTGATTTTCCGTTTGCGATTGCGCGCTTTTTTCACTGCGAGCCTGACCACCGCAATGCGCTCGAACATGGCGTGGCCTGCGTGCGCTCTTATCCCCGACTCATGCAGGTGCGGTTCGCTACGGGTTCGTTGCCGCCAATGTTCGCAGCTGATGCGAGCGACGAGGTGATCCTCGCGAATGCAGTGATCGGCGACCCCGCGCATTGCGCGGCCCAGGTGCGTCTGTTGAACGAGCGGTTGGGACCGCACCGCCTGCTGCTCAAGCCCGCCACGCACGATCCGGTCAAGGCGCGCTCCGCATTGGCGCTGTTCGCGCAGGAACTGGGACTGAGCGGCAAGTAA
- a CDS encoding globin family protein — MDSLRSAAPPAPRARWTPCTRACYLTLQWPVVDSQQGPRARALPPACVPALPQPPHRLLAICDEAGLRDLVLCHMRRLRLTPLFARAGHCFDCVASRVADFVVESCGGPLYYSERRAHLQAGSGLPLLLDEEGRELWLVQLWHAFDDVGFPPALRADFWSWAEPLSVHLLAPHARHAGLTRYPYDTVRSWFLAPAAGEPLADHDTRRSP, encoded by the coding sequence ATGGATTCGCTCCGATCTGCCGCGCCTCCGGCGCCCCGCGCCCGCTGGACACCCTGCACCCGGGCCTGCTATCTGACGCTGCAATGGCCGGTGGTGGACTCGCAGCAAGGGCCGCGGGCCCGGGCACTGCCGCCCGCCTGCGTGCCCGCGCTGCCGCAGCCGCCGCACCGGCTGTTGGCGATCTGCGATGAGGCGGGGTTGCGCGATCTGGTGCTGTGTCACATGCGGCGGCTCAGACTCACACCGCTGTTCGCGCGTGCCGGGCATTGCTTCGATTGCGTCGCTTCTCGCGTGGCCGACTTCGTGGTCGAGTCCTGCGGCGGTCCGCTGTACTACAGCGAGCGGCGTGCGCATCTGCAGGCGGGCTCCGGGCTGCCGTTGCTGCTCGACGAAGAGGGCCGCGAACTCTGGCTGGTACAGCTATGGCATGCGTTCGACGACGTCGGGTTTCCGCCCGCGCTGCGCGCCGATTTCTGGAGCTGGGCGGAGCCGTTGTCTGTGCATCTGCTCGCGCCGCACGCGCGCCATGCCGGCCTGACGCGCTATCCGTACGACACGGTGCGCAGCTGGTTTCTCGCGCCGGCAGCGGGAGAACCGCTTGCGGACCATGACACGCGGCGCTCACCATGA
- a CDS encoding nitrogen fixation protein NifQ → MDTYATLMACAADADDPTVLALAGVMSGAFERHGLDALPMPGLDADQTRRMFARWFPGAGPALGLAWLSWSAPASRRREEPRDDELDDLVALLNDHADPHAGSPEEANCVAHALACASLGQNHLWQDLLLPSRRELSALIGRWFPRLAAKNTHDMKWKKFFYKQLCEREDLFICKAPSCGVCADHALCFGTE, encoded by the coding sequence ATGGATACCTATGCAACCTTGATGGCGTGCGCGGCGGACGCAGACGATCCGACCGTCCTTGCACTGGCCGGCGTGATGTCCGGCGCGTTCGAGCGCCACGGTCTGGATGCGTTGCCGATGCCCGGCCTGGATGCCGACCAGACTCGCCGGATGTTCGCCCGCTGGTTCCCGGGCGCAGGGCCGGCGCTCGGCCTCGCGTGGCTTTCGTGGTCCGCGCCGGCGAGCAGGCGCCGCGAGGAACCGCGCGACGACGAGCTCGACGATCTGGTGGCGCTGCTCAATGACCACGCCGATCCGCACGCGGGTTCCCCGGAAGAAGCGAACTGCGTCGCGCACGCGCTGGCCTGTGCGAGCCTCGGACAGAACCACCTTTGGCAAGACCTGCTTCTGCCGTCGCGGCGTGAACTGTCGGCGTTGATCGGCCGCTGGTTTCCGCGGCTGGCGGCGAAGAATACGCACGACATGAAGTGGAAAAAGTTCTTCTACAAGCAGTTGTGTGAGCGGGAGGACTTGTTTATCTGCAAGGCGCCGAGTTGCGGTGTCTGTGCCGATCACGCGCTTTGCTTCGGAACGGAGTAG
- the fdxB gene encoding ferredoxin III, nif-specific has translation MSDTFSVTLPSGATWTPTFVNTLDEEKCIGCGRCFRVCPRGVLELVGLDEEGAHIALDGEDEDDEYEKKVMTIAHRELCIGCTACAKICPKKCYTHAAAVL, from the coding sequence ATGAGCGATACCTTCAGCGTTACGCTGCCGAGCGGCGCCACCTGGACGCCGACCTTCGTCAACACGCTCGATGAAGAAAAATGCATTGGTTGCGGACGCTGTTTTCGCGTCTGCCCACGCGGCGTGCTGGAACTCGTCGGACTTGACGAGGAGGGCGCGCATATCGCGCTGGACGGCGAGGACGAAGACGACGAGTACGAAAAGAAAGTGATGACGATCGCGCATCGGGAGTTGTGCATCGGCTGCACCGCATGCGCGAAGATATGCCCGAAAAAGTGCTACACGCACGCGGCGGCCGTACTCTAG
- a CDS encoding CCE_0567 family metalloprotein encodes MSTDADELKARLKKLNAQATQAKMDLHDLSEELPTNWENILAVAQRCHDAHAALMAARAAAAAAAAAAAAAAAAA; translated from the coding sequence ATGAGTACCGATGCCGACGAACTGAAGGCGCGCCTGAAGAAGCTCAACGCGCAAGCGACGCAGGCAAAGATGGATCTGCACGACCTCTCCGAGGAACTGCCGACCAACTGGGAGAACATTCTTGCTGTCGCCCAGCGCTGCCATGACGCGCATGCCGCGCTAATGGCGGCTCGCGCGGCCGCGGCTGCTGCTGCTGCTGCTGCTGCGGCGGCGGCGGCCGCAGCCTGA
- a CDS encoding NifX-associated nitrogen fixation protein: MAEATAESSVVPGTASDETLLAAPFVQQLVKQLRAQDTHGAWDGKSDLQLLKPYIHTPEERRAIPIMGDPDPETLWRLEIFYNAIAVAIERQTGQMVSPMMKMSHEGFGRMVLIAGRLIVVNKQLRDVHRFGFASLQKLAEAGGKFLDEAVEMIRTYPAVAQYGA; the protein is encoded by the coding sequence ATGGCTGAAGCCACCGCTGAATCATCCGTAGTTCCGGGCACGGCCAGCGACGAAACGCTGCTGGCGGCGCCGTTCGTGCAACAACTGGTCAAGCAGTTACGCGCGCAGGACACGCACGGCGCATGGGACGGCAAGTCCGACCTGCAACTGCTCAAGCCGTACATTCACACGCCGGAGGAACGCCGCGCGATTCCGATCATGGGCGACCCCGATCCCGAAACGCTGTGGCGGCTCGAGATTTTCTACAACGCGATCGCGGTGGCGATCGAGCGTCAGACCGGCCAGATGGTCTCGCCGATGATGAAGATGAGCCACGAAGGGTTCGGCCGCATGGTGTTGATTGCCGGTCGGCTCATTGTCGTCAACAAGCAGCTGCGCGACGTGCATCGTTTTGGCTTTGCTTCGCTGCAGAAGCTCGCCGAGGCGGGCGGAAAGTTTCTCGACGAAGCGGTCGAGATGATCAGGACGTATCCCGCCGTCGCGCAGTACGGCGCCTGA
- the nifX gene encoding nitrogen fixation protein NifX, translating into MKIAFATQDRQYVDAHFGWAKSIVTYDVTPDGYRFVEAFDFGGKLEEDGDEDKLAPKLEAVKDCAILYVAAIGGSGAARVVALKIHPIKVPQPESIEEILGKLQQVLKGTPPPWLRKALAKDGERVYDFEDDEVPHG; encoded by the coding sequence ATGAAGATCGCATTCGCCACTCAGGACAGGCAGTACGTCGACGCGCATTTTGGCTGGGCGAAAAGCATCGTCACTTACGACGTCACGCCGGACGGCTACCGGTTCGTCGAGGCGTTCGACTTCGGCGGCAAGCTCGAAGAGGACGGCGACGAGGACAAGCTCGCGCCCAAACTCGAAGCCGTGAAGGACTGCGCGATCCTGTACGTCGCCGCGATCGGCGGTTCCGGCGCGGCCCGCGTGGTCGCGCTGAAGATTCATCCGATCAAGGTGCCGCAGCCCGAGTCCATCGAGGAAATTCTCGGCAAGTTGCAGCAGGTATTGAAGGGCACGCCGCCGCCGTGGCTGCGCAAGGCGCTCGCGAAAGACGGCGAACGCGTGTACGACTTTGAAGACGACGAGGTACCTCATGGCTGA